In the Bacillus amyloliquefaciens DSM 7 = ATCC 23350 genome, ATATGCTGTTCGCGCGCCTGAAGGGTGAGAACAAAGCCTCTTCGGCCGTTTTCATCCTCCGTTTGGCCGACAAGACGGCCCGGCACCTTCCTCATCAGTTTTTTCGTTACTGCAAAATAGCCGCAGTGCGGGCCGCCGAACGCCGCAGGTATGCCGAATGGCTGCGCGTCCCCGACGACGATGTCAGCTCCGTATGCCCCGGGCGGTGTCAAAATACCGAGAGCGAGCGGGTTTGAAGAAACAATCAGCTGGCTGTTTCCTTTATGTGCGAGCGGCTCAATGTCCTTTAACGGCTCAATTTGTCCGAAGAAGTTCGGATACTGGACGATCACGGCGGCCGTTTCATCGCAAACGGCATCCTCTAATGCTTCAAGGTCTGTGACGCCGTTTTTCGCGGGCACCTCTACTACCTCGATATATTGGCCTTTTGCGTATGTTTTCAGGACATCCCGTGATTCCGGATGAACGGCCGCGGAAATGACGATTTTTTTCTTTTTCGTATGGCCCGACGCAAGCATCGCCGCTTCCGCCAACGCCGTCCCCCCATCGTACATGGAGGAGTTTGCGATATCCATCCCCGTTAACTCACAGATCATCGTTTGAAATTCAAAAATCGCCTGCAGCTCTCCTTGTGAAATTTCAGGCTGGTAAGGCGTATATGCCGTGTAAAACTCTGACCGGGAAATCACATGGTCGACGATAACCGGCTGATAGTGATCGTACACACCTGCGCCCAGAAAAGATGCATATGTAACAGCGTCCTTATTTTTCGCTGCAAGCTTTGTCAGCTCTCTCGTCAGCTCTGTTTCTGATTTTGCTTTTTTAATTTGGTAGTCTTTTTGAAACCTCACATCTTCCGGGATATCGGCAAACAGTTCATCAATTGTTTCTGCGCCGATGGCTTTCAGCATTTCTTTTTTATCCTGTTCTGTCGCGGGCAAATATCGATGCTTCATATGACTCTCCTTTTTCAGCTCTGTTTTGGACGTTTATAAAACGGTGTGCGGACAATCTTCGCTTTTACCGTTTTTTTGCGGATTTCCACTTCTACTTCCGTTCCGATTTCACTGAATTCCGTTTTGATTAAGGCAAGGCCGATATTTTTCTTTAAAGTCGGAGATTGTGTGCCTGTCGTGACTTCACCGATTGCAACACCGTCTTTTTTTACGGCGTATCCGTGTCTCGGAATCCCTTTTTCAATCATCTCAAGCCCGACCAGCTTACGCGGAGCTCCTTTTTCTTTCTGTTCACTCAATACAGACTTCCCAAAAAAATCGGAATCTTTCTTGTGCTTTACGGCAAATCCGATTCCGGCTTCGATCGGCGTAATGTCTTTCGTCAATTCCTGACCGTATAAAGCGAGCTTCGCTTCAAATCTCAGCGTATCACGGGCGCCGAGACCGCACGGAACGAGCCCTTCATTCTCTCCCGCTGCAAGAATCTCTTTAAAAAGATGAACCGCGTCTCCGTTGCGGCAATAAAGCTCAAACCCGTCTTCACCGGTATATCCCGTTCTTGAAAGCAGGACTTGGCGTCCGGCAACGTCCGCCTCATCAATAAACGTAAACGGCTTTAAGGAAGCCAAATCACATTCAGTCAGCTTCGAAAGAACCGTCTGAGCATTCGGTCCCTGAACGGCAAGCAGTGAAATCTCGTCAGACTGATTCGTTAATGTGACATCCCCTTTTGCATGTTCCTTCAGCCAAGCGAGGTCTTTTTCAATATTAGACGCATTGATTACGAGCAGATAGCAGGTTTCGCTTTTCTGATAGATCAGCAAGTCATCGACCGTGCCTCCGTCGGGATAACACATGGCGGTATAAAGCGCGCTTTTCGGCTTTAAGTCGGCAACGTCATTTGTCATCATTTTTTGCAGAAAAGACAGGGCGTCTTGCCCGGATACTTCGACTTCTCCCATATGGGACACATCAAACAGGCCCGCTTTTGTGCGGACGGCTTCATGCTCCTCTTTAATAGAAGAAAATTGAACAGGCAGCTCCCATCCTCCAAAATCAATCGTTTTTCCGCCGTATTCTTTATATACGTCATAAAGCGGTGTTCGTTTCAGCATCATCTTCCCCCTTCAGTCATTGGCGCATTGTAAAGACATATAAAAAAGGACAGAGAAACACCTCATGAAAATGAAGGTTTCTCTGTCCCGGCACCTGAAAGTTTACTTTATGAAAACATCATAAAGACGTCCCCTTTGGTGGTCTGCCTTTTCTGCTCGCAGACACTCTCCAGAGTTGCGTCGAGCAAGAGTTCTTTTGCCTGAGAGATTCACTCCGCAGTTTGCTCCTTCGGCGCCCGGATGCACATCTTTCTTCCGAGTCTCTCCCCTTGCTGTCATTCGCTCATATTTACCAATTGTTATGGACATACTAAAGCAATATCTTGGGTGAAATCATTACTTATATCCTACCACCCTCACTTACGTCCGGCAACAAAAATTATGATAAATCAGTTTTTTAAAAGAAAGGCGGTTTTGTTACATATGACAGCAGAGATCATATTTGATGCAAACTGGCCGGGAGAGTTTTCTGAGCGGCTGAAAACGGACGGTCCCTGGTCAAATTGGGAGTTGTACAAACTGTCGGCTGAAGTCCAGCAGACTCTTGCCATTCCTGAATTTGAAGGGTTGAGGGCTCCTTTATACCTGCCCGATTTCACTCCGCTTCCCCATCAGCTTGAAGTTGCCCAGAAAGTCGTTGAAAAAATGAACGGCAAGGCGATTTTGGCTGATGAAGTGGGGCTCGGAAAAACGGTGGAAGCGGGCCTGATTTTAAAAGAATACATGATTCGCGGGCTGGCAAAAAAAATCCTGATTCTTGTGCCGGCATCACTCGTTTCCCAATGGGTGAAAGAGCTTCAGGAGAAGTTTTTAATACCGGCTGTTGAACAGAAGAAAAGCTATGTGTGGGAACAGTGCGATATCGTCGTTTCTTCGATTGATACGGCCAAACGCTCGCCTCACAAGGAAATTGTGCTTTCTATTCCGTATGATCTCGTCATTATTGACGAGGCGCACAAGCTCAAAAACAGCAAAACGAAAAATTATGAATTTGCGAGAAGTCTTGTGAAGAAGTACTGCCTGCTTCTGACGGCAACCCCGATCCAAAACCGGATCGAAGAAATTTTTAATTTAGTGTCACTGTTAAAGCCCGGCCACTTGGGAAATGAAAGCGGATTTCAAGAAACCTTCAATCAAAAGGACGGAATTGACGCTCATGAGCATTTGAAAGAGCTCGTCAATAAGGTGATGATCCGAAACACACGGAGCGACACGGGGCTTACATGGACGAAGCGCCACGTCGAAACAGTGCCGATCACCTTTTCACCGACGGAACAGGCGCTTTACGATGACATTGCCGCACTGAAAAACGGCACGGAAAAGCCGACAAGCGCATTTTCCATTATGACGCTGCAAAGAGAGTGCTGTTCAAGCCGGGAAGCCGTGTATATGACGCTTAAAAAAATGCTTGATCAAAAGGAGCAAAAAGCGCCCGCATTCGATGAACAGACGATTGCGAATTTAATGGACCGCATCAATCAAGTCACGCAAAACTCAAAAGCGATCCAAGTGGTTGACTTGATCCAAAAGATTAATGACAAGGTCATTATTTTTACTGAGTACCGGGCGACACAGATTTACCTGCAATGGTTTCTTCAGCAGAACGGCATAAGCTCTGTTCCGTTCAGAGGCGGATTTAAGCGTGGGAAAAAAGACTGGATGAAGGATCTCTTCCGGGGGAAAGTGCAAGTGCTGATCGCTACGGAAGCCGGCGGCGAAGGGATCAACCTGCAATTCTGTAATCATATTATCAACTATGATCTCCCGTGGAACCCGATGCGGCTTGAACAAAGAATCGGAAGGATACACAGACTCGGTCAGGAAAGAGATGTCCACATTTACAACATGGCGACAAAACATACGGTAGAAGAGCATATCTTAAAACTTCTGTATGACAAAATTCATTTATTCGAAAATGTCGTCGGAGAATTAGATGACATATTAACAAAAATCAAAGTGAACAATTTTGAAGACCACTTACATGATATTTTATGCCACTCGCTGACAGAGGAAGAAATGCGAATCAAAATGGACAATCTTACCTCTTTTCTATCGTACGGTACGGAAAAGCCGGCCAGAAAAAAAGGCTCTTAATCTAAAGGAGGAAGCGCGACATGAGACAGCAGGAGGTTCACGAATTTTTACTGCGCTTTTTTGAAGCGAACCACTGCCCGATTACTGATCACGGGCCGGGTTTTATGACGGTTCAATTGACGGTCGAGATGGACAAACAAATTATGAACCGGCCGTTTTATTGGCATTGGCGTGAAAAAACGGGCGGAGAACCGAACCCGATGAAGATCACTTTCATCACTGATAAAGAAACGGCTCCGGATGATATGGACGGAGAATTTATTTACTTCGGAGCCCCGCGGCTCTTTCAAATCTTTCAAGCAGTTAAACAAAATGGGAGATTTACAAGAATATATGAGAAAATTGTATCAGCCGGAGCCAGAGTGCCGCTTCAGCCCTGGCTTGGATTAAATGTAGTGATTTCATACCAATCCGACATGAAAAAAGACAGACTTTTGTCTTTAGGCCTGCATCTTGTATCTGGAACAATTATAGAAGGATTTCAGCAGAAGCTTGCACCGCTTCCGCTGACATCACAAATATCAGACTATTGCTTTACCATATCGCCGATGATTAAGCCGGAAAGCGGGATTAAGAGGATGGAGCATTATTTGAAAAACGCTGCCGCCAAAGAGCCGTCAGACTGGGCTGACAACGCGATCGCCAGATGGAAGAAGGACCTCAGGCTTCTCGATCAGTTTTATGAGCAGACAGAGGAAAAACCTGAGGAATACCAATTGGAAAAACAAGCGCTGAAAGCCTTATATCAGCCGAAAATTCACATTCAGATTGAGAACGGCGGTTTATTTTTCCTGCAAAGTAATTTTTCTGGATAAGAGTTATCCATTCGACAGCTTTCCCGTTTTTTTTAGAAATTCTATATTATAATAAAGGTATATAGAAAAAATTTCTGGCGTTTCGCATGCGATGAATCACTTCCAGACATGAAATAAAGATAAGGTCATGGCCGGATTGGCTGAAATACATAAACAAGTATTTTAGGAGGAGAAAATGCATGAAAAATGCAAAAACAGAGTTTTCGCAATTAGATAAGGAATGGGTTGAACTGATATTAGAAGCCCAAAAAGCAAATATCAGCCTAGAAGAGATACGCAAATACCTGCATTCGCATAAAAAGTCTTCTCAACATATCCAGGCCGCCAGAAGTCATACCGTAAATCCTTTCTGAATGTGCTATAATATCACAAGGAAGGTGATGACATTGATTGGCCAGCGTATTAAACAATACCGAAAAGAAAAAGGCTACTCACTATCAGAACTAGCTGAAAAAGCTGGGGTAGCGAAGTCTTATTTAAGCTCAATAGAACGAAATTTACAGACGAACCCCTCCATTCAATTTCTAGAAAAAGTCTCCGCTGTTCTGGACGTCTCGGTTCATACATTACTTGATGAAAAACATGAAACCGAATACGATGGTCAATTAGATAGTGAATGGGAGAAATTAGTTCGCGATGCGATGACATCCGGGGTATCAAAAAAACAATTTCGTGAATTTTTAGAATATCAAAAATGGAGAAAAGCGCAAAAAGAGGAGTAGTGCCGCCATATGTGCACAACTCCTCTTTTATCTGTCCGGCATTCGGATCAGTTTTTATCCTCACTATGAGCCTTTTCATTTTCCTTCACGTAACCGTCTTTATCCGTATGGTCTTTCGTAATGGTCAATCCGTTCCATTGCGTTGCTTCAAATGAGAATTGAAGAGAAATCGCATTGCCCTGGAATTTGTTTTGGACACTCAGACCGTTTGCGTCTTTTGCGGTATCATTTTTAAATCGGATTTCCATCCGCACTTGATCATAATCAACAGGCGTTTTCGGAACTCCGTCGTACTCAGGCGCTGTTTTGCCGTTAATGGTTGCTACATTGACTTTTCCGCTCTCACTCAAGAACTTCGGATCAATATGCTTGCTGATCGCTTCAGCCGCTGCTTTATCCTGCTTTGCAGACATTAAGTATAAGTCTTTCAGGCTGGCCGCCTTCAAAATGATATTTTTAGGGTAGCCGTTGCCCCCTTCTTTACCGACTGTCAGAACCGTAATTTCAAACTGGCTGAGGAAATCCTCCGCAGATTCGTTTCCTTTCTTTGCTCCTTTGAAGTCAGTAAAGTTCAAAGCCATCAGCACTTCTTTAATGGCAAGTGAACCGTTGTTTCTGAATTCAAAATCTTTTGTCAATTTGTCGCCTGGTTTTAAGTTTGACAAATTGACATTGGCTGATTGTTCTTTAGCCGATAAATCAAGTGTTCCTGACGCAAATGTGGCGTCCGTGGACTTCACATCATTAAATGCGGCCCATGTGCCTCCTCCTACTAATGCTAAACCGAGTGCGGCTGAGGCAACGCCCAAGCTTAATTTCTTTTTCATACCCATGTTTGTACTCCCCTTACTTTTTCATTTTTTGTTATCAAATCCTGTCGCCAGGTTGCAACCGTATTCATGTGGACATGGTCCCGTTTCTCTCATGTTCCTCCAGCGCTTTCGTCTTCCGCTCGATATCGCGGAGAGCGCTTGCAATGACTGTTATTGAGTAAATTAAAAGCATGACGCCGGGAACGATTAACAGAATCGCCGTTCCGATCGGCTG is a window encoding:
- the gcvPA gene encoding aminomethyl-transferring glycine dehydrogenase subunit GcvPA; the protein is MKHRYLPATEQDKKEMLKAIGAETIDELFADIPEDVRFQKDYQIKKAKSETELTRELTKLAAKNKDAVTYASFLGAGVYDHYQPVIVDHVISRSEFYTAYTPYQPEISQGELQAIFEFQTMICELTGMDIANSSMYDGGTALAEAAMLASGHTKKKKIVISAAVHPESRDVLKTYAKGQYIEVVEVPAKNGVTDLEALEDAVCDETAAVIVQYPNFFGQIEPLKDIEPLAHKGNSQLIVSSNPLALGILTPPGAYGADIVVGDAQPFGIPAAFGGPHCGYFAVTKKLMRKVPGRLVGQTEDENGRRGFVLTLQAREQHIRRDKATSNICSNQALNALAASVAMTALGKNGVKDIARQNILKADYARRQAEKAGLHIAFDGPMFNEFAVRLNEPVKEANRRLLQQGIIGGYDLGLAYPELKQHMLIAVTELRTKEEIDSLIAGLGDQHE
- the gcvT gene encoding glycine cleavage system aminomethyltransferase GcvT: MLKRTPLYDVYKEYGGKTIDFGGWELPVQFSSIKEEHEAVRTKAGLFDVSHMGEVEVSGQDALSFLQKMMTNDVADLKPKSALYTAMCYPDGGTVDDLLIYQKSETCYLLVINASNIEKDLAWLKEHAKGDVTLTNQSDEISLLAVQGPNAQTVLSKLTECDLASLKPFTFIDEADVAGRQVLLSRTGYTGEDGFELYCRNGDAVHLFKEILAAGENEGLVPCGLGARDTLRFEAKLALYGQELTKDITPIEAGIGFAVKHKKDSDFFGKSVLSEQKEKGAPRKLVGLEMIEKGIPRHGYAVKKDGVAIGEVTTGTQSPTLKKNIGLALIKTEFSEIGTEVEVEIRKKTVKAKIVRTPFYKRPKQS
- a CDS encoding DEAD/DEAH box helicase; translated protein: MTAEIIFDANWPGEFSERLKTDGPWSNWELYKLSAEVQQTLAIPEFEGLRAPLYLPDFTPLPHQLEVAQKVVEKMNGKAILADEVGLGKTVEAGLILKEYMIRGLAKKILILVPASLVSQWVKELQEKFLIPAVEQKKSYVWEQCDIVVSSIDTAKRSPHKEIVLSIPYDLVIIDEAHKLKNSKTKNYEFARSLVKKYCLLLTATPIQNRIEEIFNLVSLLKPGHLGNESGFQETFNQKDGIDAHEHLKELVNKVMIRNTRSDTGLTWTKRHVETVPITFSPTEQALYDDIAALKNGTEKPTSAFSIMTLQRECCSSREAVYMTLKKMLDQKEQKAPAFDEQTIANLMDRINQVTQNSKAIQVVDLIQKINDKVIIFTEYRATQIYLQWFLQQNGISSVPFRGGFKRGKKDWMKDLFRGKVQVLIATEAGGEGINLQFCNHIINYDLPWNPMRLEQRIGRIHRLGQERDVHIYNMATKHTVEEHILKLLYDKIHLFENVVGELDDILTKIKVNNFEDHLHDILCHSLTEEEMRIKMDNLTSFLSYGTEKPARKKGS
- a CDS encoding YqhG family protein; its protein translation is MRQQEVHEFLLRFFEANHCPITDHGPGFMTVQLTVEMDKQIMNRPFYWHWREKTGGEPNPMKITFITDKETAPDDMDGEFIYFGAPRLFQIFQAVKQNGRFTRIYEKIVSAGARVPLQPWLGLNVVISYQSDMKKDRLLSLGLHLVSGTIIEGFQQKLAPLPLTSQISDYCFTISPMIKPESGIKRMEHYLKNAAAKEPSDWADNAIARWKKDLRLLDQFYEQTEEKPEEYQLEKQALKALYQPKIHIQIENGGLFFLQSNFSG
- the sinI gene encoding anti-repressor SinI yields the protein MKNAKTEFSQLDKEWVELILEAQKANISLEEIRKYLHSHKKSSQHIQAARSHTVNPF
- the sinR gene encoding transcriptional regulator SinR translates to MIGQRIKQYRKEKGYSLSELAEKAGVAKSYLSSIERNLQTNPSIQFLEKVSAVLDVSVHTLLDEKHETEYDGQLDSEWEKLVRDAMTSGVSKKQFREFLEYQKWRKAQKEE
- the tasA gene encoding biofilm matrix protein TasA; the protein is MGMKKKLSLGVASAALGLALVGGGTWAAFNDVKSTDATFASGTLDLSAKEQSANVNLSNLKPGDKLTKDFEFRNNGSLAIKEVLMALNFTDFKGAKKGNESAEDFLSQFEITVLTVGKEGGNGYPKNIILKAASLKDLYLMSAKQDKAAAEAISKHIDPKFLSESGKVNVATINGKTAPEYDGVPKTPVDYDQVRMEIRFKNDTAKDANGLSVQNKFQGNAISLQFSFEATQWNGLTITKDHTDKDGYVKENEKAHSEDKN